Proteins from one Syntrophaceae bacterium genomic window:
- a CDS encoding acyl carrier protein, which yields MKGSLDKAFKQEIKELIIEECDLADRFRPGDIRDDEPLFGRDSRIGLDSIDALQISIAVQRYNVNITDSKVMRRVMTSISAFADYLRPE from the coding sequence ATGAAAGGATCCCTGGACAAGGCCTTCAAACAGGAAATCAAGGAACTGATCATCGAGGAGTGCGACCTGGCGGACCGCTTCCGCCCCGGGGACATCCGCGACGACGAGCCCCTTTTCGGACGGGACTCCCGCATCGGCCTCGATTCCATTGACGCCCTGCAGATCTCCATCGCCGTACAGCGCTACAACGTCAACATCACCGACAGCAAGGTCATGCGGCGCGTCATGACCTCCATCAGCGCCTTTGCCGATTACCTCCGGCCGGAGTAG
- a CDS encoding AMP-binding protein, giving the protein MLLPPEDEGGNLFELAEGIKRSLPPGAGPGDVLCLATGSRQLTAAAVVASLTGGPRLVLPHALSAAVIREIHDCRPLLAVLADEALEVPPGVPLLREVKKAPAETPLLVRDADEPFLHLFTGGSTGSPRLWSKTPGNLFGEAFYLAEKFGIEGTDRILATVPPVHIYGLLFSILLPLVTGARVVDAMPSFPGEIAGALRETAATVLVSVPVHYRVLRTAPLHGHSLRSAFSSAGMLEASDSLQFHDETDVGITEVYGSTETGGIALRNRSVDGPCWHAFGVVDWKIEGELLHVRSPFLSPEMERDADGFVATGDRVEAAGAGSFDLLGRMDGIVKVGGKRVDLREVLEKLKGLEGVSDAYVTALPVGTGRQQEVAALVVTDHADDTLKGALEAILEPPARPRLLRSVRRIPVLATGKPDRARIEEILRHGESDDSH; this is encoded by the coding sequence ATGCTTCTTCCCCCGGAGGACGAAGGGGGAAACCTGTTCGAACTGGCCGAGGGAATCAAGAGGAGCCTCCCGCCGGGAGCCGGACCGGGGGACGTTCTTTGCCTCGCCACGGGGAGCCGCCAGCTGACCGCGGCGGCCGTTGTGGCGTCTCTGACCGGCGGCCCCCGGCTTGTCCTGCCCCATGCCCTTTCCGCAGCCGTGATTCGGGAGATCCACGACTGCCGTCCCCTGCTGGCGGTCCTGGCGGACGAGGCCCTGGAGGTTCCTCCGGGGGTGCCCCTCCTCCGGGAAGTGAAAAAAGCGCCGGCGGAGACGCCGCTCCTGGTTCGGGACGCCGACGAGCCCTTCCTCCATCTCTTCACCGGTGGTTCCACCGGCAGTCCCCGTCTCTGGAGCAAAACTCCGGGCAACCTGTTCGGCGAGGCCTTCTATCTGGCCGAGAAGTTTGGGATCGAGGGAACGGACCGGATCCTGGCCACCGTCCCCCCCGTTCATATCTACGGACTTCTTTTCTCGATCCTCCTGCCCCTGGTGACGGGTGCCCGGGTCGTTGACGCCATGCCGTCTTTCCCCGGTGAGATCGCCGGAGCCCTCCGGGAGACAGCGGCGACCGTCCTGGTGAGCGTCCCCGTTCACTACCGGGTCCTCCGGACGGCTCCCCTCCACGGCCATTCCCTGCGCTCCGCGTTTTCGTCGGCGGGCATGCTCGAAGCGTCCGACAGCCTGCAGTTTCACGATGAGACGGACGTCGGCATCACGGAGGTATACGGTTCCACCGAAACGGGGGGCATCGCCCTCCGGAATCGCTCCGTCGATGGTCCCTGCTGGCATGCCTTCGGGGTCGTGGACTGGAAGATCGAGGGCGAACTCCTGCACGTCCGCTCCCCCTTCCTGTCGCCGGAGATGGAGCGGGACGCAGACGGTTTTGTCGCCACCGGGGATCGCGTCGAGGCCGCCGGGGCGGGGTCCTTCGACCTGCTGGGCCGGATGGACGGGATCGTCAAAGTCGGCGGAAAAAGGGTCGATCTGCGGGAAGTCCTGGAAAAGCTGAAGGGATTGGAAGGGGTCTCCGACGCCTACGTGACGGCCCTTCCCGTCGGAACGGGACGGCAGCAGGAAGTGGCGGCCCTCGTGGTGACGGATCACGCAGACGATACCCTGAAGGGTGCCCTGGAGGCCATCCTGGAGCCCCCGGCCCGGCCGAGACTCCTGCGATCCGTTCGCCGGATCCCCGTCCTGGCCACGGGAAAACCCGATCGCGCCCGCATCGAGGAAATCCTCCGCCACGGCGAGTCCGATGATTCTCATTGA
- a CDS encoding arsenite methyltransferase has protein sequence MKNEDIRTSVREGYGKIAVTGNSCCSLPIAGCCGGTQQAAAIGKAVGYSDEDLAAVPEGANLGLGCGNPVALASLREGETVVDLGSGAGFDAFLASWQVGPSGRVIGVDMTPEMLDKARENARKGGYENVAFRLGEIEHLPVADGEADAIISNCVINLSPDKQQVFREAFRVLKPGGRLMVSDIVLTKDLPEAIKASLTAWIGCVAGAARKDDYLGAIAAAGFMDVEVVGQNVFPVDFLLNDPTVQTMVRDLGLSREELSDLAATAVSIRVSAVRPAH, from the coding sequence ATGAAAAACGAAGACATCCGGACCAGCGTCCGGGAAGGGTACGGAAAGATCGCCGTCACGGGAAATTCCTGCTGCAGCCTGCCCATCGCGGGCTGCTGCGGAGGCACACAGCAGGCGGCGGCAATCGGCAAGGCCGTCGGCTACTCGGATGAGGACCTAGCCGCCGTCCCGGAGGGGGCGAACCTCGGACTCGGCTGCGGCAACCCCGTCGCCCTGGCCTCCCTACGGGAAGGGGAAACGGTCGTGGACCTCGGGTCCGGCGCCGGCTTCGACGCCTTCCTGGCGTCCTGGCAGGTGGGACCTTCGGGACGGGTCATCGGCGTGGACATGACGCCGGAGATGCTCGATAAGGCGCGGGAAAACGCCCGGAAGGGGGGTTACGAAAACGTGGCTTTCCGCCTGGGCGAGATCGAGCACCTGCCCGTGGCGGACGGGGAGGCCGACGCAATCATCTCGAACTGCGTCATCAACCTCTCGCCCGACAAGCAGCAGGTTTTCCGGGAGGCCTTCCGAGTCCTTAAACCGGGGGGGCGGCTGATGGTCTCGGACATCGTCCTGACGAAGGATCTTCCGGAGGCGATCAAGGCGTCACTCACCGCCTGGATCGGCTGCGTGGCCGGAGCCGCGCGGAAAGACGATTACCTGGGAGCGATCGCCGCCGCGGGATTCATGGACGTCGAGGTTGTCGGGCAAAACGTCTTCCCGGTGGACTTCCTGCTTAACGATCCCACGGTCCAGACCATGGTCCGCGATCTGGGGCTTTCCCGGGAGGAGCTGTCGGATCTCGCCGCCACGGCGGTCAGCATCCGGGTGTCCGCCGTCCGGCCGGCGCACTGA
- a CDS encoding outer membrane lipoprotein carrier protein LolA, producing MAAPLIAAALVLIFAGWADSWDAIRREAGQIRSVRARFVQKKHLPILAKPFVSEGRFSFQAPASVRWEYTKPVRSVLLIHKGSAKRYIYGDKGWVPEAGERLQGMQMVMDEISAWTQGRFDADPRFTARLEGGRPARVVLVPKDPSLMTLIARIEISLSPEKLGAIRSVKIVEGKDAWTMLEFTRTEHNLPLVERIFTQPGEAAP from the coding sequence GTGGCGGCCCCGCTGATCGCGGCAGCCCTGGTGCTCATCTTCGCCGGGTGGGCCGATTCGTGGGACGCCATCCGCCGGGAAGCGGGGCAGATCCGGTCGGTCCGCGCCCGGTTCGTCCAGAAGAAGCACCTGCCAATCCTGGCAAAGCCGTTCGTGTCGGAGGGGCGCTTCTCATTCCAGGCCCCCGCCTCGGTCCGCTGGGAGTACACGAAGCCCGTCCGGAGCGTCCTTCTGATTCACAAGGGCAGCGCCAAACGTTATATTTACGGAGACAAGGGGTGGGTTCCCGAGGCAGGCGAACGGCTTCAGGGCATGCAGATGGTGATGGACGAGATCTCCGCTTGGACCCAGGGACGCTTCGACGCCGATCCCCGGTTCACAGCCCGTCTCGAGGGGGGACGGCCCGCCCGGGTCGTTCTGGTCCCGAAGGACCCATCCCTCATGACCCTGATCGCCCGGATCGAGATCTCCCTCTCGCCGGAGAAGCTGGGTGCCATCCGGAGCGTAAAAATCGTCGAAGGAAAGGATGCCTGGACCATGCTGGAGTTCACCCGGACGGAACACAACCTGCCGCTTGTCGAGCGGATCTTCACCCAACCCGGCGAGGCGGCCCCATGA
- the fabG gene encoding 3-oxoacyl-ACP reductase FabG, with protein MSEAAVAIVTGGSRGIGRAVSMELARAGYYVIVNYRSNDAAAAETLEQIRKEGGDGETVRFDVADSAETERHLKEILNHNKKIDVLVNNAGVTADGLFMMMPEDDWDRVLQTTLKGFYNMTKPVLRKMARSRSGSIVSVSSVAALVPNRGQVNYSAAKSGLIAASRSLAAEVARLGIRVNVVAPGLIETEMIAHAPVDRIKDIIPMNRIGRPEEVAKVVRFLCSADASYVTGQVISVNGGMF; from the coding sequence ATGAGCGAAGCCGCAGTGGCTATCGTAACAGGCGGAAGCCGGGGGATCGGCCGGGCCGTATCCATGGAGCTGGCCCGGGCGGGCTATTACGTGATCGTCAATTATCGCTCCAACGACGCGGCGGCGGCGGAGACCCTGGAACAGATCCGGAAGGAGGGCGGCGACGGCGAAACGGTTCGCTTCGACGTTGCCGACAGCGCCGAAACGGAACGGCACCTGAAGGAAATCCTGAATCACAACAAGAAGATCGACGTCCTGGTGAACAACGCCGGCGTCACCGCCGACGGGCTGTTCATGATGATGCCCGAGGACGACTGGGACCGGGTCCTGCAGACGACCCTGAAGGGCTTCTACAATATGACCAAGCCGGTCCTCCGGAAAATGGCCCGGAGCCGGTCCGGGTCCATCGTGTCCGTCTCGTCGGTGGCGGCCCTGGTGCCGAATCGCGGGCAGGTGAACTACTCGGCCGCCAAATCGGGCCTCATCGCCGCGAGCCGCTCCCTTGCCGCCGAGGTGGCCCGCCTGGGCATCCGTGTCAACGTGGTCGCTCCCGGCCTCATCGAGACGGAAATGATCGCCCATGCCCCGGTAGACCGCATCAAGGACATCATTCCCATGAACCGCATCGGCCGTCCCGAGGAAGTGGCAAAGGTGGTCCGCTTCCTCTGCTCCGCCGACGCTTCGTACGTCACGGGCCAGGTGATCTCGGTCAACGGCGGCATGTTTTAA
- a CDS encoding radical SAM protein — MKLKLIYPRWKKLEGQTEFHLPPHGPVVFAAALPPGVEVSFTDENVEPLDLEEKADLVGISMMLTSQVKRGWEIAGEYRRRGIPVLCGGIGTMLHAEETAEHADSIFLGEAEGRMEEVIGDFQAGKLKKVYDFFADRPPTEWIGPARRDILKRDLYNYKGVQMVDLVHASRGCRFNCYPCCVSFLGGRQFRPRPIDRVVEEIAGIDNNRLFVVDNSLAQDSQWEKDLFRAMIPLKKNWCCHPIEDDPEILDLAAQAGAWYVYQAVFDTSDTIRDRIRRYHDHGIGVEGTILLGLDDHTEDGIKRLIDFLMEIELDLAEFTVLTPFPHTRTFDDLHRERRILSYDWNDYTADKVVFQPRNMPPEKLQELFHYAWDTFYRDEPQTYKMFKLLKKVIEKEHQDGTYRRRRRDLMASRFGRRGEAVGEDPSTKG, encoded by the coding sequence ATGAAACTGAAACTGATCTATCCCCGTTGGAAAAAACTCGAGGGGCAGACGGAATTTCACCTGCCGCCCCACGGTCCGGTGGTATTCGCCGCAGCCCTGCCGCCCGGCGTTGAGGTCTCCTTTACCGATGAAAACGTGGAGCCCCTCGATCTGGAGGAAAAGGCCGACTTGGTCGGCATCTCCATGATGCTCACCAGCCAGGTGAAGCGGGGCTGGGAAATCGCCGGCGAATATCGCCGCCGTGGGATTCCCGTCCTCTGCGGCGGGATCGGAACGATGCTCCACGCCGAGGAAACGGCGGAGCACGCCGATTCGATCTTCCTTGGCGAGGCGGAGGGCCGGATGGAAGAAGTGATCGGCGATTTCCAGGCGGGAAAACTGAAAAAAGTCTATGATTTCTTTGCCGACCGGCCGCCGACGGAGTGGATCGGCCCGGCCCGGCGGGACATCCTGAAGCGGGACCTGTACAACTACAAGGGCGTCCAGATGGTGGACCTGGTCCACGCCTCCCGGGGCTGCCGATTCAACTGCTACCCCTGCTGCGTTTCCTTTCTCGGAGGCCGGCAGTTCCGGCCCCGGCCCATCGACCGGGTGGTCGAGGAGATCGCCGGCATCGACAACAACCGGCTCTTCGTGGTGGACAACTCCCTTGCCCAGGACAGCCAATGGGAAAAGGACCTCTTCCGGGCCATGATCCCCCTGAAAAAAAACTGGTGCTGCCACCCCATTGAGGATGACCCGGAGATCCTGGATCTGGCCGCCCAAGCGGGGGCCTGGTACGTCTACCAGGCCGTCTTCGACACTTCCGACACCATCCGGGACCGCATCCGGCGCTACCACGACCACGGCATCGGCGTCGAGGGAACCATCCTCCTGGGTCTCGACGACCATACGGAAGACGGCATCAAGCGCCTCATCGACTTCCTGATGGAGATCGAGCTGGACCTGGCGGAGTTCACCGTCCTGACGCCGTTCCCCCATACCCGGACCTTCGACGACCTGCACCGGGAGAGGAGAATCCTTTCCTATGACTGGAACGACTACACCGCCGACAAGGTCGTCTTCCAGCCACGGAACATGCCGCCGGAGAAGCTTCAGGAACTGTTCCATTACGCCTGGGATACGTTCTACCGGGACGAGCCTCAGACCTACAAGATGTTCAAGCTTCTCAAGAAGGTGATCGAAAAGGAGCACCAGGACGGTACGTACCGCCGGCGGCGGCGGGACCTGATGGCCTCCCGGTTCGGGCGCCGCGGGGAGGCCGTCGGGGAGGATCCGTCAACAAAGGGTTGA
- a CDS encoding ABC transporter permease has protein sequence MNRLIAILRKEFLVLGRDRVSLMVLFFLPAVFILIMSLAMGELFSGHSRVWIPVMVVNGDEGPRGAALVEILKQAGPFEIRTGAAGTDPVEVKRLLKSGEIRFACLVRKDFSAAVAARNGREAPGSIHLIMDPTVHRQAQELFRTAVLGAVGKVRLAAFLEGIGPLLDVAGVDRAALADRTASAGDPAVAVSYVAGDAKKSQVPNAVQQSVPSWIVFAVFFIVLPIGNAFIAERTQGTFSRLAGMNVSFGLLLMGKTVPYFLVNQIQVAAMLAVGVWVVPLLGGTALSLGNSPAGLALVSASLSLCAIAMALLVAALGRTPEQASTVGGILNLLLGAMGGVMVPVFVMPRTLQVLSNLSPMSWGLQGYLDLFLRGGGVRDVLPEAALLLACAAVFLVAAFAVLRRKAGRGGFA, from the coding sequence ATGAACCGGCTCATCGCCATCCTTCGGAAGGAATTCCTCGTTCTTGGCCGCGACCGCGTGTCGCTCATGGTTCTGTTCTTTCTGCCCGCCGTCTTCATCCTCATCATGTCCCTGGCGATGGGGGAGCTCTTTTCCGGCCACTCCCGGGTGTGGATCCCCGTGATGGTCGTCAACGGGGACGAGGGGCCGCGGGGCGCCGCCCTGGTGGAGATCCTGAAGCAGGCCGGACCCTTCGAAATCAGGACGGGCGCCGCCGGGACAGATCCGGTAGAGGTGAAAAGACTTCTGAAATCGGGCGAGATCCGGTTTGCCTGTCTCGTCCGGAAGGACTTTTCCGCCGCCGTCGCCGCCCGGAACGGGCGGGAGGCGCCCGGTTCGATCCACCTGATCATGGATCCCACGGTTCACCGGCAGGCCCAGGAGCTCTTTCGCACGGCCGTGCTGGGGGCCGTCGGCAAGGTCCGGCTGGCCGCGTTCCTGGAGGGAATCGGTCCGCTCCTGGACGTCGCCGGCGTAGATCGGGCGGCCCTGGCCGACCGGACAGCGTCCGCCGGCGATCCGGCCGTGGCGGTCTCCTATGTTGCCGGGGACGCGAAGAAAAGCCAGGTGCCGAACGCCGTCCAGCAGAGCGTACCCTCCTGGATCGTGTTCGCCGTTTTCTTCATTGTGCTGCCCATCGGGAACGCCTTTATCGCCGAGCGCACCCAGGGCACCTTTTCCCGCCTTGCGGGGATGAACGTGTCGTTCGGACTGCTCCTCATGGGGAAGACGGTTCCCTATTTCCTGGTGAACCAGATCCAGGTGGCGGCGATGCTGGCCGTCGGCGTCTGGGTCGTTCCCCTTCTGGGCGGCACTGCCTTGAGCCTGGGCAATTCACCGGCTGGACTGGCCCTCGTGTCCGCAAGCCTCAGCCTGTGCGCCATCGCCATGGCGCTGCTGGTGGCCGCGCTCGGGCGGACCCCGGAACAGGCCAGCACGGTCGGGGGAATCCTGAACCTGCTCCTGGGAGCCATGGGCGGCGTCATGGTGCCCGTCTTCGTGATGCCGCGCACCCTCCAGGTGCTCTCGAACCTGTCGCCCATGTCCTGGGGGCTTCAGGGCTATCTGGATCTCTTCCTCCGCGGCGGGGGGGTGCGGGACGTGCTGCCCGAGGCGGCTCTCCTTTTGGCCTGCGCGGCGGTCTTCCTGGTGGCGGCTTTTGCCGTTCTCCGGAGAAAGGCGGGGCGGGGCGGGTTTGCGTGA
- a CDS encoding AbrB/MazE/SpoVT family DNA-binding domain-containing protein — protein sequence MTDKTSSEKECCPSSRSGKGCCRVEALLGVDERGQMVLPKDIRERANIRTGDKLALVSWEKDGEVCCLTLIKADALAQGVREFLGPVLGDLTG from the coding sequence ATGACCGACAAGACAAGCAGTGAAAAGGAATGCTGTCCGTCGTCCCGGAGCGGTAAGGGCTGCTGCCGGGTCGAGGCCCTTCTCGGAGTCGACGAGCGGGGACAGATGGTCCTGCCCAAGGACATCCGGGAGCGGGCAAACATCCGGACGGGGGACAAACTGGCCCTTGTCAGTTGGGAAAAGGACGGCGAGGTCTGCTGCCTGACCCTGATCAAGGCGGACGCCCTGGCCCAGGGGGTCCGGGAATTCCTGGGACCCGTCCTGGGAGACCTGACGGGCTGA
- a CDS encoding ABC transporter ATP-binding protein — protein sequence MILIESLSKSYGPQKALDSLSLAFREGAVTGLLGPNGAGKTTLVSILMGILPKDRGRVVVGGYDLDDGLEEVRRISCLVPQNLAFYSTLTARENLSFFGSVCGFSGKALMERMEAAVAAASLESFLDKRAETYSGGMKRRLNLAIGLMGRPRVLYLDEPTVGVDAQSRTWILETIRRINREEGVTVVYASHYMDEVEQVADDLVILDEGKVVLAGGRDRILAEAGAPVLEVVGMDPVLRERIRGIDGITVKESAVIIDAGPDLAVSLKRVLLALEGTEARIAGVKGGSRTLEDLFLRLTSRALRDE from the coding sequence ATGATTCTCATTGAGAGCCTGTCGAAATCCTATGGTCCACAGAAGGCCCTGGACAGTCTGAGCCTTGCTTTCCGGGAAGGGGCCGTCACGGGCCTCCTCGGGCCGAATGGAGCCGGCAAGACGACGCTGGTCTCCATCCTCATGGGGATTCTCCCGAAGGACCGCGGGCGGGTGGTCGTGGGCGGGTACGACCTGGACGACGGACTGGAAGAAGTCCGCCGGATTTCCTGCCTGGTGCCCCAGAACCTGGCCTTCTATTCCACTCTCACGGCCCGGGAGAACCTGTCCTTTTTCGGATCCGTCTGCGGCTTCTCCGGAAAGGCGCTCATGGAACGCATGGAGGCCGCCGTCGCCGCCGCGAGCCTGGAGTCCTTCCTCGACAAGCGGGCGGAGACCTATTCCGGAGGCATGAAGCGGCGTCTGAACCTGGCCATCGGGCTGATGGGGCGCCCCCGGGTCCTGTACCTGGACGAGCCGACGGTCGGTGTGGACGCCCAGTCCCGGACCTGGATCCTCGAGACGATCCGCCGGATCAACCGGGAAGAGGGCGTGACGGTCGTCTATGCGTCCCATTACATGGACGAAGTGGAGCAGGTAGCCGACGATCTCGTGATTCTGGACGAGGGGAAGGTCGTCCTGGCGGGCGGCCGCGACAGGATCCTGGCGGAGGCGGGCGCCCCGGTCCTGGAGGTGGTGGGGATGGATCCCGTCCTCCGGGAGCGCATCCGCGGAATCGACGGCATCACCGTGAAGGAATCGGCCGTGATCATCGACGCCGGCCCCGATCTGGCCGTCTCCCTGAAACGGGTCCTCCTGGCCCTGGAAGGGACGGAAGCCCGGATCGCCGGTGTGAAGGGCGGCAGCCGCACCCTGGAGGACCTGTTCCTGCGGCTCACCTCGCGGGCGCTGAGGGACGAATGA
- a CDS encoding phosphopantetheine-binding protein, whose protein sequence is MSDVKDIEQHILRIAQIVIDELRLEDVTQETFDPDLDLVDELGIDSMDLATVALVLQDEYGVSIDEDDYPKLKTLRLIAEYIRTRLQEKAA, encoded by the coding sequence ATGTCTGACGTCAAGGACATTGAACAGCATATTCTTCGCATCGCCCAGATTGTCATCGACGAACTGAGGCTGGAGGATGTCACCCAGGAGACCTTCGATCCCGATCTGGATCTCGTGGATGAACTGGGGATCGACAGCATGGACCTGGCGACCGTGGCGCTCGTCCTTCAGGACGAATACGGCGTGAGCATCGACGAGGACGATTACCCGAAGCTGAAGACCCTCCGGCTGATCGCGGAATATATCCGGACCCGGCTTCAGGAAAAGGCTGCGTGA
- a CDS encoding polysaccharide deacetylase family protein: MKAVPSPWSPAHRTGIASLLLAAGAAAVEPLWAVVPLASFLLLCAVLPFFSRSSFFLPVISSGNPDGNAVSLTFDDGPDPRVTPRLLELLAAAEVPAAFFVTGERAARYPELIRAILSAGHEVGNHSWRHDPLLMLRPMSVLRREVEEAQQIFAEAGIRPRAFRPPVGITNPRLPLALRESGMICVTFSRRGADWGNRRVAGLAGRLLQRVRPGDILLLHDVSPPGTGGVDRWLAEVGALLRGLRARSLRAVLLSDLIGQSVMERTCGPGKKGFDPPGQE, encoded by the coding sequence ATGAAGGCGGTGCCTTCCCCCTGGTCGCCGGCCCATCGGACCGGTATCGCCTCCCTGCTGCTGGCGGCAGGCGCGGCCGCCGTGGAGCCCCTGTGGGCGGTTGTTCCCCTGGCGTCTTTCCTGCTCCTCTGCGCCGTGCTGCCGTTCTTTTCCCGATCATCATTCTTTCTTCCCGTCATAAGTAGTGGCAATCCGGATGGAAACGCCGTTTCGCTCACCTTCGACGATGGGCCGGATCCCCGGGTCACGCCCCGTCTCCTGGAACTTCTGGCCGCGGCGGAGGTTCCGGCGGCCTTTTTCGTGACGGGGGAACGGGCGGCCCGATATCCGGAACTGATCCGGGCGATCCTCTCAGCGGGGCATGAGGTGGGGAACCATTCGTGGCGACACGATCCGCTGCTGATGCTCCGCCCGATGTCCGTCCTGCGGCGGGAAGTCGAAGAAGCCCAGCAAATCTTCGCGGAGGCGGGAATCCGCCCGCGGGCTTTCCGTCCGCCCGTCGGGATCACGAATCCGCGCCTTCCGCTCGCACTCCGCGAATCGGGCATGATCTGCGTCACCTTCAGTCGCCGGGGCGCCGACTGGGGAAACCGGCGGGTGGCGGGATTGGCGGGGCGCCTTCTGCAACGGGTCCGCCCCGGTGACATCCTGCTGCTCCATGACGTCTCGCCCCCCGGGACTGGTGGAGTCGACCGTTGGCTGGCGGAAGTCGGAGCCCTTCTCCGGGGGCTCCGGGCGCGGTCGCTCCGGGCGGTTCTTCTATCCGATCTGATTGGACAATCCGTCATGGAGAGGACGTGCGGACCGGGGAAAAAAGGTTTTGATCCTCCGGGGCAAGAGTGA
- a CDS encoding radical SAM protein, whose amino-acid sequence MNVLLVSFNRLTAPYPVYPLGLDYVAGSVRDRHDVRIVDLATSSPEGLLEEIRRFAPAVVGISIRNIDNTDASAPRAFVEDYREIASEIRSVFPGPLVLGGSGFTIFPDELMSRLGADYGILGEGERFRLLLDALEEGRDPSGLPGVVVKDGPAPVPESWNGPLVRHFEGSALHVVAYLARGGMMNLETKRGCPHDCLYCTYPHIDGRTLRRRDPEEVAEEARMLQEKGARFLFLTDSTFNTDLSHSLEVARSFRRAGLSIPWTAFFAPFRVPTDYWREMKDAGLSHVEFGTEALSDRILASYRKPFRTADVLQTHEAAVDAGLHVAHYLLLGGPGEDGRTLEETLGRAEGLRKAVFFLFPGIRIYPHTGLHEVALREGCLQASDDLLEPRFYISPVFGEGELERLVRRHAAGRGNWVVGAGGAETASVVTRLHRRGWKGPLWEHLIP is encoded by the coding sequence TTGAACGTCTTGCTTGTTTCCTTCAATCGCTTGACGGCTCCCTATCCGGTGTATCCCCTGGGGCTGGACTACGTGGCGGGATCCGTTCGCGACCGCCACGACGTCCGGATCGTCGATCTGGCCACGTCATCGCCGGAAGGTCTTCTCGAAGAGATCCGGCGCTTTGCGCCTGCCGTGGTCGGCATTTCGATCCGTAACATCGACAACACGGATGCCTCGGCCCCCCGGGCATTCGTCGAGGATTACCGGGAGATCGCGTCGGAGATCCGCTCCGTCTTCCCGGGCCCCCTCGTTCTCGGGGGAAGTGGCTTTACGATTTTCCCGGATGAGCTGATGTCCCGGCTCGGGGCGGATTACGGAATCCTCGGCGAGGGAGAGCGCTTCCGCCTGCTCCTGGATGCCCTGGAAGAAGGCCGGGATCCGTCGGGCCTGCCGGGTGTCGTTGTGAAGGACGGCCCGGCTCCGGTGCCGGAGTCCTGGAACGGTCCCCTGGTCCGGCATTTTGAAGGCTCCGCCCTTCACGTTGTGGCATATCTCGCCCGCGGGGGCATGATGAACCTGGAGACAAAGCGGGGCTGTCCCCACGACTGCCTGTACTGCACCTACCCCCACATCGACGGCCGGACACTCCGCCGGCGTGACCCGGAGGAGGTGGCGGAGGAGGCGCGGATGCTCCAGGAAAAGGGGGCCCGTTTCCTTTTCCTGACCGACTCCACCTTCAATACGGACCTTTCCCATTCCCTGGAGGTGGCCCGTAGCTTCCGGAGAGCCGGCCTGTCCATTCCCTGGACGGCCTTTTTCGCCCCCTTCCGGGTGCCGACGGACTACTGGCGGGAAATGAAGGATGCGGGGCTGAGCCACGTGGAGTTCGGCACCGAGGCCCTCTCGGACCGGATACTGGCCTCGTACCGGAAACCCTTCCGGACCGCCGACGTCCTCCAGACCCATGAAGCGGCAGTGGATGCGGGCCTTCACGTGGCCCACTACCTCCTCCTGGGGGGACCCGGCGAGGACGGCCGGACCCTGGAGGAGACCCTGGGCCGGGCCGAGGGACTGCGCAAGGCCGTGTTTTTCCTGTTCCCGGGGATCCGTATCTATCCCCATACGGGACTGCACGAGGTCGCCCTTCGCGAGGGATGCCTGCAGGCCTCGGACGACCTCCTGGAGCCGAGGTTTTACATTTCCCCCGTCTTCGGGGAAGGGGAGCTGGAGCGGCTGGTGAGGCGCCACGCGGCGGGGAGGGGAAACTGGGTCGTGGGGGCCGGCGGGGCGGAGACGGCCTCTGTCGTCACGCGCCTCCACCGGCGCGGATGGAAGGGGCCGCTCTGGGAGCACCTGATCCCATGA